The following nucleotide sequence is from Zea mays cultivar B73 chromosome 1, Zm-B73-REFERENCE-NAM-5.0, whole genome shotgun sequence.
TTTCAAATCTACTTTACCCCACTGCCTGCCAAGACACCTTTCTTCATTCCCCGTTGGTACGCGTCACGAGCCATGACCATGACTGATGAACTTCTGTTCTGCAACGTCCAGGCTCCCGCTTCAACTGAAGACAAGCAGCAAACGGTACAGGCTGCAGTTCCAGGGAAACCTGCCGCAGACGCTTTTCACAGGCAACAGGGTGGAGGCCGAGAACAGGCACCCGCTGCGGCTAGTCCTGACCGACGCGGCCACCAGCCAGACGGTCAGCTCCGGGCCCTTGTCCTCGGCGAAGGTGGAGCTCCTCGTCCTCGACGGCGACTTCAACGCCGACGAGCGGCTGGAGCACACCGAGAGGGAGTTCGGCGAGAGCGTGGTGTTCGAGAGGGAAGGCAAGAGGCCGCTCCTGTCCGGCGAGGTGGTCGTCGTGCTCGACAGGGGCACCGCCTCCGTCCGTGACATCTCCTTCACGGACAACTCCAGCTGGATACGGAGCCGGAGGTTCAGGCTTGGCGCGAGGATGTCAAGGGCTAGTTCGATTGAAGAACGGGTGCAGGAAGCTGTGAGCAACCCGTTCCTGGTGAAGGATCACCGTGGAGAAGGTATAAATTTCTGTGCCATTATTTTCCTTGCCACGAATTGCTTGTGTTTTTTTGAACTCTAGATACTTATGAAACTTCCGTCCTGATAAATCCAGTGTACAAGAAGCACCATCCACCTGCATTAGCCGACGACGTGTGGCGCCTGGAGAAGATCGGGAAAGACGGCGTGTTCCACAAGAAGCTGGCTGACTTCGGAATCCACACTGTCCAAGACTTCCTCAGGAACCTGGTGATGGATCAGTACGGACTGCGCAGCGTAAGACACTATCCCTACTACGTATATGACATGCACACATCATCCAGCACCAGCAGTATTGATTCTGTTCCAGATCTTCAGAATGCTCATCCATCCTGCTGCGCCGTGTGCGTGTGTTTCCGATTCCAGTTGCTTGGCAGCGGCATGTCGAACAAGATGTGGGAATCCACGGTGGAGCACGCCCGGGAGTGCGTGCTGGACGACAGGCTCTACTCCTACTGCAGCGGGCACGGGATCGTGCTCCTGTTCAACTGCGTCTACGAAGTCGTCGGCGTGGTCGTCGGGAGCCACTGCTTCACCTTGGCCGCTCTAACTCCCACGCAGAAGGTAATAAACGGCTGGGGCGCTGAGCCGAGCAGAGAGCAGGCACGAGCACGACGGACGGTCGCGTCACCACGAAACGGCTCCTGACCGGAAGAACGCTGCTTCGTTTGCAGGCGTTGGTGGCGAAGCTGCAGCAGGACGCGTACAAGTTCCCGGACCGCATAGCCGAGTTCAAGGTGCAGTCGCAGAGCTCCACGGAGCAGCAGGCACCCGCCGCGGTCATCCAGGCCCCGCCCGCGCCGGCGCCTGTGCCCGCGACGCAGATGCTCGGTCTCCCGCACGGTGTCGTCCAGCCTTGTGCAGCAGGCTCGCACGATAGCCTGCTGCTGAGCCCGCAGCTACTCCAGCACCAGCAGCAGCCGCTCAGCGAGGCCCAGCTGGAGGACGTGCTACAGTCGGCCAGCGCCGCCGAGCCGTGGTTCCCTCCGTTTGGGGCGGCGGGCGGGTTCGACGCGCGGGACCCGTTCGACGTGCAGTTCAGCGGGTCGCAGCCGTGCGGGCTGCTGCTCTCCAGCACCGGCGCCAGgttgtgacttgtgagagaggccGACGTACGGCCAGCATTTCATCAAGACGCGTCTCGCCGCGCCGGAGCTGGACACGCTATCTTCTCTACGTGGCCCATTGCGTCGCGCGGAACGAGCGGACCCGGGCGACGACCGGCGGCGGCGTTTCGGTTGGATGCCGAGGCGAGTCCTGCAGGCTGCAGCAGCCAGTGGAGCATGCATGGGCCTGCTAACAGTCGCAGGTGGTTGCTGTTTACCTGAGGAAGTGAGGATGCCTGGAAGACAGGCAAATCAGATGCAGAGAAGATATAAGACCTAGCAGCGCAGTTGGTAGGATCAGATAATGTCATCTTTTTGTCATTTTGGGATGGTAACACGAGTTATGAATAGTGAGAAGATCACAGTGCAGTTGGTACTTGGTAGGGCGTTCGACCCGTTCACCATAGTCCCTTACTCCCTTCCCATGTCTGTAAAAGCATATAAGGGCTAGTTTATGAACACTATTTTTCAAAGGAATTTTTATTTTATCAAGGGATAATAAACTAAATTTTCTTGAGAAAATGAAAATCACTCGGAAAAAAGAGGTTTCTAAACTAGCCCTAAAAGGGTGCTTTGTTTTTTTACTTCTTCCCTTGCGTTTCTTTTGCTTGTTCATTGCAAGATATTTGCACGTagtgcttggcattacttctcaaTAGGGTAGTTCGATCATACATCTAACATGAACATGGGGCGGGCCTGTCCGGAGCTAGTACTGGCCATCAGCAACGACCAAATAGTTCAGCAAACGTTTCCAGAACCGCACTGTGCCTGTTGTTTCCTACAAATGTGTTCAATCTTGTAAACACATCTGACAGTTGTACGACCAGCAGCTGAAGGACGGTTGAAGGAAGGAAAAGTTTTCAAAAATTACGTCACTCGATAAAAATAAATTACATTACTTAAAGAACAATTCATAAAATAAATTAAAAATTACATTACTTAAAAACTACATAATtcataaaacaaataaaaattaCATCACTTGATAAAACAAAAACTGTATAGTTTATAAAAATCAAATCTAATTCTATTGAGAGGAATTTCGTTGGCGTTGCGCGCACGGGGAAGGACGACACATCGTTTTATTTAACAAAACGTCGAACACATAAATAAGCAAATAAAAAGTATGTAATACATAAAGAGAATTAAAAATTACATTACTTAAAAGCATAAGATAAATTAAAAATTGCATTACTTTAAAACCACATAATtcataaaacaaataaaaattaCATCACTTGAAAAAATATGAATTACATAATTTATAAAAATAAAGTCTAGTTTCTGTGGTGTTGATCTCAAATATAATTTATTAAATCATTTTAGAGTTGATCGTGCATCAAGCTAGTATAGattgtgtgatatcctggcccacagTGGATGGAGATATCCTTGCCTAagtcttaatagaattaataaagTACTCATACCAATAAGGTACATCTTTTCGGAAGCCTGCCTCAAAAGAACATCTAGGCTAAACGTGATTGGCCTAAAGAAATATTAGGATGGGTGATCGACCGGAAAGTCTTTACGAATgcacacgagtgaggaaaaagtgcacacaaaagacttgTAGTAGTCGTGAGGATGATCTATGATTCTAGAGGACTGCTAGGAGTGAGCACCGCCGGTTCGGAAGTGGACAGGGTAttacaaatggtatcagagctgacccacattattaacccaagtgtactcctttccaaacggaaagagtaccacttaccattaccagagtcaataccaaaaaccatcaatctcattgccacctgtaatccgaacatctctgatcaagtaccactaatcaatggagctcccttggccgctcataaccgcgagcacgactgatatatcagttttcatacactctacagaggttgcgcactttacccataagccgtgatttccctttctgcccggagatcatgactctccattgatcactaccaaggtgacccagcggggtatcactatgtagcctttacaaagattccctggggctgtagccgcccgttaggtttcctaaatgcagcgcactccttcccaaggggcgaacccaaacttggcagagcgagccgcatacaccgagctccattaacggcacgacggctaagcgaactataccccagttcctctaattattcagctaagggcatcccattccaccctcatggttgcactgttttcccgggcgttcatccaacgaacaggtccttacggagaggcactcgagaaaccgctcgaacccccttgaatgacacaagtataacatcataataaagaagggaaacaacgtatcattgataaatctcatcatgttcattgattagagttgagcaatagcataaagctaaataataataatccaacccaaataggccaacaaggacatggataacaaaagcaagtcaatccttaggtataactgtgtaaatgcgggaagtgaattatagaatgtataggacagagataggtcaagggacacttgcctccaccaactagCTGCTGCtaaggggcttctcctgtgagttcttcgggctcttcaaccagatcgttttctatacgagcgcaaacatacatacatccacacatttaatacaaaagaacagtacaccatacaatagaatacagtaaataaacagacgttccacgtggGGCTCGCAATtatggttaagagagaaagaggagaagACAGTCGCGTCTACGATCaagaagcgatcacgttacataattataaattaaaccactcgtttatcagaagggcattaatttggacactgcgttaagcataaagtaaagtcatgttccacatttaatgtgacggaacctcccaagtaattaggcccacctacagttgtccttatccaacagacatcagacaccctgtagatgttcctaagtcacttgacaagtttggtatctttccttaccttaccaggaacgtttcaccagtcttgcagacattacagaacatcggagataaataaatgcggaagcaattacataaacttcatttattttaaaagcaagcttaagttattttattacagatcagaactaaaagcgagtgcagagtagtaatattatacaaaccaagggaggcacaaactcctcccgataagttttaagcaaaagatcatatgtggaggaccaagtcctcccgcacttcagtcttgtttttcttcgtttggtaccaccttggagcaaaagcaacaaaaatttgtcgcttcctcacctaaaaacaacaaagggataaaccctgagtatggaattactcagcaagtcttacccgactaaggaaaagactctcaagggtatgctggataaatgggagtcaaggagaggctttagcaaaaatcaacttatacttttgcagaagtagcttactaaagtgagtccttactttcaatcttttaacgccatgttaagtattaatagactctatttgcatctagtctaatttcaccatctcatcaatacaacatcatgttgatccatagtgttcacatcctgacttaggttgtagaaaagtgaccaagtcttcataaccgcgaaggtacggcgatccgaatcgattatactcagctgagaatctccaatcacacgacatatgtagcacttaacccttgcatatgtcaacccgccaccggggttcttaagaccagatcaggttcacgcaaaccgagagcacagctacaccaccgtccagcctcttgccacggagggtacacgctacacccatttcgtgttatcttattctggccttagtctgcccgaggcaaggcttacccatgacgaggcatgtgaccagttaaagggtcctcggtcagcacgcctacatacgcattaatccttaatcaacctgggtagaacatcacctgttcctaacccaagtctcaatttaagtatgtccatccttaggattgtgtctgttccttaggatgaaagagcatcacagggaactttgcagtaagatcccactattgctccaaatgaaaatattcttgcaggtagaagccatcctctcccgggttagactgaggacaacctctatccacaagatctaagcaaggctaagcatttttgtaaatcatattttgatacttcacagaagtatctataaaggtatggatatcaaggaaagcaatgcatcaaagggttccaagcaactcctatgaacctaatgcacatttcactagacttaaagtgtgcgaaaagtatttaaaaacacaaggaaggggttgcatgcaccggggcttgccttcgttagtaggtgagtcaggctcggatccgcagatatcaaagtagaaacaatttccggcctgagattccgaaggtggtggtgtcttctcttcagttactttGATTTCTTCtttacgttctaatcataaccatacatatgtataagaatggatgccatgggatgctcatgaggatgcaaagataatataaacttattatctatgtcttgaatacaactttccttcacggaactctgagaacttagggtttccggagtcggtaaaggagttcacagggcaggggggtgttttggggtttggtgatcaaacaaggtccaaatcaattcaaaccctaccaaaggcttctaaatattgttttaagttcctataaaaagtttgggcatttttagacttaccaattattttctaaaaatccataactgatacttttaaccactttaaataccttaaaatttcttatttccactaaaaatcataaaactatttttactaaaatctagggaaaataacaagcctaggaaaattagtttcacaattttagcatttttctacatttttctacatatttctaaagttttcctaaaaaagaaaaagaaaaatattcaatagtgttgggctgattcCGGCCTGAACCGGCCCAACAACGCAGgaagcgcgcgcccgcgcccgcgcgcgacgGCAGATTTGCACAGGGGCCCTCGCGTTTCTGTTTAACCGCGAACGGGTTCAAACACTATTCTAAAGAGTCTCTGACGCTTTGCAAATAGATCCCTCATCTTCTAATTCTTTACACCGTGAAACCCTCGACGGCGGTCCAAGCTAGGagccgagctccgacgagctagaCCGACCGAATGATGCCACGGCCGGAGTTCTCGAGCGACAGGAACCAAATTAAACTCCTTCCGCACctttcccctcaatcaatttcGCTAGAGATGGTTCATCATGTTCTGGCCACGGTGTCAGTGCGGGTGTTCAAGCGGATTATCATGTTCCGGGTCACTGAAGGTTGGACTGGCTAAATTGAAGCTAGGGAAAGGTTCCTGGGTTCACCAGGGTCCCTGGACATGCTTCGGTTTGGGCAGAGCAAGACTCGAAGAACGGGTCgacggtgggggggggggggtcacggCGGCGTTCTATAGGATAGGCGTGCGTTCGGTGATGGGCTTCGGCCAAACTCCAATTGCCGCATCAAGGAGCAATAAGGGATCAAAAACTAACTAAAACAGGGAGTAACTACGTAAGTACTGACCAGGGAAGCGCTGGGCACAGATGTTCCTTCTCGGCGGAGCTAAGAACAGGAGAGGGAGAAATTGTGGGCTGCACAAGTTCTCAGGCGGGATTGAGCCGATTGCTTAAGCACTGAGGTGCGTAATGTGGAGAAGAAGCAGAgtccgggctcaatttataggccgtCAACCGGAGTTGGAGAAGAAGCGCGAACTACGGATGCGCTGGCAAGCTTTCCGCGCGGCGGTTTCCGGTGAGGACACGGGGTCGCCGTTTAACCGGAGTTCGCCACCTCGGTAACCTTTTGCTACGATGCCGAGGATCTTTACCGCGACCACCGACGACCGGTCACGCCacggtggcgttcttatcgccggcgggggggggggggggggtgatccTGATCCACGGCGCGATATTTTCTGAAGACGGTGAACAGTGCACTGAATGCAGTAAAAAGCTTGACTGACTGACCAAGTTGGAGCCCAGTTTTCTCAAATTTTCATGTGAAACCTAAGCCAACTTTCTGTAGTAAAGTTGTAGAACTATAATCCATCTATAACTTTGCTACAATGTGCtctcacaaaaagtcactggatcccattcgaaatcgagctcaaagttcatctcaTAACACTGTTACTCTGAATTTCAAACCtcaagcagtctgacagtccaactttaggctcaattatctctggatttttcttaacaagtgagcttacccccttaatcaaagttgttctcctataattgggctacaattttgatgtggtgacctagggtaaagACCCTATGCTTTGAATGTTACAAAGCCCTAAAGTTGAGccttcaacactgaatttcagacttagtatagaactcaaaattggggtcctttttgcaaatgagtccaaaactcaacatttggctttcaagtccacacatttgtgaaccaaaggacttaagaaacttatttggcttggttttttgcactttagtccaaaagtggactaattttgcacttaggcccctagggtttagttttagggttttccagggttccaattagggtttctggtatcccaggggtataaatgtgactcaactttgtttttggggatattttataactcttaccctaaagtctttaggttttctcaacttgggttaagttttacccctttaatacctatttagggtaaagcttcctatccagggtcctatttgcaaaacattaaaacaatacaacttgtttgaaatttttgcctagtgaatgcactctaggtgtgtcaaacatatgcaatgccaatgctatgatgccatgctcatgttttagttatagtaacaccaggggtgttacatttaatcattataaatagataaagatgaatgaaagggagtggtcgcacggcgagacgtATGACACaacatttagattgaattaagaagtaaacaactcgccgcgcgacagagcATGCAACAGgattcttgcattaattaaaGACAAACGTTATGCgctgcgcgacgaaacgcacgacggcttacgtcaactgaactgcatttaaacgaatcgtcgcgcgacaaagAGCACAACGCCAcactttaataaatataaattaaaagaatcgtcgcgcaacgaagcgcgcgacacagcatgttaataaagacgaatttagaatgaaccgtcgcgcggcgaagcgcgcgacgcagcacatcgactaaaccaAAAATTAAAATAGATTAGAATGAGGGTTAAACGCAGCGCGACAACGGTCGCACGCACGAGAGCATGCTGCGCGTGCTGAGGGCACGCGAACCGTGCAGGCTCGCGGGGCGCGAGGCCGGggcacgggcgcgggcaggggcgcgcgaggGCGCAGCCGAGGGCACGAACGAGGGCGCGACGCAGGGATCGGGGCGCGGCCACCGGCGCGCGGGGCCGAGGCgcggcacgcggggcgcgcggcACGGTCGCCAGCGCGCGGCTAGAGCACGGGGGCGCGCGGGCTCGCCGGGTCAGGGGCTCGCTGGGGGCCGGGGCTCACCGGGGGCCAAGGAGGGCACGACACGGGGAGGGGGCGCGGGACGCCGGGGCAGGGGCTCACCGGGGGGAGGGCGAGGACTGGCGCGGGGTCAGGCCGAGGGGGGCCTCGCCGGGGAGGGGCTCGTCGCTGAGGGGGCGCGGGACACCGGGgcaggggctcgccggggggAGGGCAAGGCGGGCGCGCGGTCGGGCCAAGGGGGCAGCACGGGACGCGGCCGAGGGGGGCTCGCCGGGGGGAGGGCGCTCGCCGGGTGCGGGGTCGGGCCGAGGGggtggcgcggggcgcgcgggtagGGAGGCCGCGCGGGggggagaggaaggggagggggaggagagagagagagagaagggaaggggagggaaaaactcacctccagggatccaaattccggcgatctcgactccaaaccctagggcaccatggggagagagagagaggtggaagagggagagggaggttactgcgcgggagaaatcaaatgagacaaatggatcagggggagggaggggcgcacacatggggagggcagggggcgccaggggcgcacgtgccggaccgggccgggctgggccaggCTGCGACGcatcgcggatcgaaacccacgacacacacgaccactaaacggaatccgATCGCGAACCAAAAATCCGAAACGGGGCGacacgaacacgcgacatcagacaaagaaatgtgcttcggcatgatgcaacacccatgacacttaggttttgtttatacatgacacggacacccgtcactatactggtttgaaattgggaagaaggagcgaaacgggaagagaaaagagagtaacgcccgaatttggtgagtaaaaagaagaaaaaaattctacccccaaattcagggcgttacaaacctatcccctttaaaagaatctcgccctcgagattcagggttggctagcgaagagctcagggtatttagccatcaaatcatcttcacgctcccaggttgcttcttcctcagagtggtgactccatctgactttgcacattctgatagtattcctccgggtgactctgtctgcagtctcaagaatctgcgctggcttctctatgtaggtcaagtcctcctggacttcaagaccttccactggcaactgctcttctggcacacgcagacacttcttcaactgagatacatgaaagacatcatgtactgcggacaagccttctggcaaactgagctgataggccacttttccacgccttgcgagaatctgatacgggccaacatagcggggtgctagcttgcccttgactccgaatcttctgactcctctaatcagtgacactttcagatagacaaaatctccaacttcgaaactcagctctcttcttcttgtgtctgcataacttcgctgccttgattgcgctatctttagattctcccgaaccatcttgatgttctcttcggcttcaagcagaatgtctggcccgaacacttgcttttctccaggctgatcccattgcaacggagttctacaactcctcccataaagcgcctgaaatggtgacatcttcaagctggcctggtaactgttgttataggagaactctgcgtaaggcaacctcttgtcccatccggactgatcttgcaacgcacaggctctcaacatgtcttcaaggatttgattggttcttttggTCAGACCACCTGTCTGCagatgataggctgaactaaaattcagatgtgtacccaaggcttcatgcaaccgctgccagaaatgagaggttaattgcgttcctctgtctgacactatcttctttggcacaccgtgaagacaaacgatccgagacatgtacaactctgccaatactgcactgttgtagttggtct
It contains:
- the LOC103634528 gene encoding calmodulin-binding protein 60 D, yielding MDLKRALDVEEEVVDGDEEELAGCCPDAKRRRTSVNSSMQEAIGAQYMQRHLPKLEPFLRRVVQEEVHNVLVRHIDSAHRLPLQLKTSSKRYRLQFQGNLPQTLFTGNRVEAENRHPLRLVLTDAATSQTVSSGPLSSAKVELLVLDGDFNADERLEHTEREFGESVVFEREGKRPLLSGEVVVVLDRGTASVRDISFTDNSSWIRSRRFRLGARMSRASSIEERVQEAVSNPFLVKDHRGEVYKKHHPPALADDVWRLEKIGKDGVFHKKLADFGIHTVQDFLRNLVMDQYGLRSLLGSGMSNKMWESTVEHARECVLDDRLYSYCSGHGIVLLFNCVYEVVGVVVGSHCFTLAALTPTQKALVAKLQQDAYKFPDRIAEFKVQSQSSTEQQAPAAVIQAPPAPAPVPATQMLGLPHGVVQPCAAGSHDSLLLSPQLLQHQQQPLSEAQLEDVLQSASAAEPWFPPFGAAGGFDARDPFDVQFSGSQPCGLLLSSTGARL